The DNA sequence GGACAAACCATTTCACACAACGGAACATCATCAAAACCAGCAACAGAAATCTCTTCTGGAATTTTTATTCCCTGTTCCTGCAAAAACTGCATTAATTCAATGGCATAATAATCGGAAACTGCAAAAATTGCAGAATATTTTTTCAACACTTCTATTTTCTCCTGATAAAAACTTTTACGTTCTTCCCGTTCCATGGGAATCATAAGAAAATCCGCTCCATCCTCTGCCATACCTGATTGAAATCCCTGAAAACGTTCCTGATCCATACATATATCATTATCTGAAATACACAACACCTTTCTATGTCCCATTTCCCGAAAATATTTACCGACTTGATAACCGCCATCATAATTATCAATTACCAAATTGCATAGCCGCTGTGTCTCCTCTAGGTATCCATCATACACTACAAATGGAATGTGCATACTGTCTCGCAGTTTTTTATAATCCTGTTCACAGAATCCAATAATCACTAACCCTTCCATGTTCCACATAGACGCAAATCGTGGAATCTCCTTCCACTCCTTTGCTGTTTTCACCATCATAAAGTCTCCGGCTTTTTCTATTTCTACGGAAAGCTCGTTCAATGCAGAGGCAATAAAATTATCTTCTAATACATGGTCTTCATACTTTTCATGATTATTCACCACCACACCGATAATACGGGAATTGTTCTGTGCCAGCAAGATTCCCGCCATACTTGGAATATACTGTTTCTGCTCTAACAGTTCCTGCACCCTGTGCACCGTTTCATCTGAAATTTTCTTTGTTTTTCCATGAATTACATTCGACACGGTAGCTGTACTGACCCCTAATTCTTCTGCTATATCAACGATTCGGATTCGTCTGTTTTCCATTTCACTTCCTACCTTTTATCCACTTTTTACTTAAAATTATAGCACATCTCTTTCTAAAACAATATTTTATTTTCTGCATATTTTTTCACATAACTGCATATCCTTATATTATGAGAAAACGAAAAAACTATCTGGATTATATCCCAATGCATAATCCTTTATATGAATACACCTATAATTCAAAAAAGCATATTGAAATCCACGTCCATAATACAGGACTATTCCCACGTATTGCCCAAATACTCTGCAAATGCCCTGAGTACAGCAATATTGAATTGGATGACTTTGGCAGTTTTGTCTGGAAATGCGTTGACGGAAAACATTCCATTTATGAGATTGGAGATGATGTCAGAAAACAATTCGGCGAAAAAGCAGAGCCGCTCTATGAACGTCTCTGCTCCTTTTTCAAAATACTGCACCAGTATAGTTTTATCGTAATGCGTTCCTGACCTCGCCTGCCTTTTCTCCTTCTGTTACAACAAATTCCATTCATCAAATACTTTCTTACAATACCAGTGTTCATCCACCTGTTTTACTACATCCCCCACAGCAATTACCGGATGACTGATATCATTGGGTGGAATATATGCTACCGTTCCAACACTACCATCAGACATTACTACTTGCTTTTTTATAAAATGTTTTACCATATTTTTTACAAAAATAGCTGTCAATGTCTGATCTAATCCCACATAAGTATTTTCTGTAAACTTTTCTAAAATATCAAAAGGAAGACGTGCCTCTTTATAACTTCGTTTAGAAACCATCGCATCATAAACGTCACAAATTGCCGTAATTCTTGCGAACACTGAAACCTTCTCTCCTGAAAGTCCATCCGGATATCCGGTTCCATCCATTCTCTCATGATGATGGAGCACGGCATCTTTTACAACATCAACATACTGATTATCTAAAAGTTCATAAGAAAAAATTGGATGATGTTTAATTACCTCAAATTCCTCTTCTGTTAACTTTCTCGGTGCAAATAAAATCTGTTCCGGTATCTTAGTTTTGCCAATGTCATGCAAAAGCCCTGCCATAACCAACCTCTGAATTTTCTCATATGGTAATTTAAGCCAATATCCCATTATTCCATTCAAAAAAGCTATATTCAGTGAATGACGCTGCAACTCCTCATCCAACTTTCTCGGAACATGAATACATTGAAAAAAGTCACAAAAATCCATTATCTGAATCTTCTGTGCAACTTTCTCCGTTACGGACTCTACCATATCATGTTCTACTTCCGCCACATGTTCAATTATCTCAAGCAAATTCCGTACATCCTTCTTAAGCTCTGTATATCCGAAACGATCTTCTACCACTCTCTGCTGAATCTCCGGTGGCATATTATCCTGACTCATGATTTCACGATAAGAGGTTTCATAAGTCACAACACAATTATCCTCTGTACCCAGATTTTCCAAACGTCTTATGGTACTTTCTGTAATTTTTTCTCCAGCACGTATTAATAATACCCTTCCGTATTCATTATAAAGGTCATCTGACAGTACCATTCCACTCCATAAATATCTGATTGGAACTCTTCTTAACTTCTCCCTGCTCTTCTCTTCTGTCATATTTTACCTACACTTTCTCTTCCGGAACAATATAACGGCATCCATATTCTTCCGTCCACAGACTCTGATTCTGTACCCTTACTACCTCATAATTACCCTGTAACCTGTTATCGCCTAACTCGATAAGAACCTGTATCTGATTCTTTTTCTCAAAGCTTCCCGCCATGGTTTCAATGAGCAAACCATCAGCACTGATATTTCGTGTAGTAAACGCAATCGGCTTTTGCAGTTGAATTTTCTGTTGGTTTACGACAATGCCTTCAACCTTTCCTTCTGCTACAATTTCATACCGCTTTCTTTTTCTATCTTCCTTTTTTCCTCCGCTGTAAAGACTTATCTCATATTCATTTGCAATCATTACTCTCTTGAGATTTCCAAAATATTCAAATAGCTCATTCTTTGAAAAAACCAGCAGAGATACTTCTCTTTCTCCGAAACTATGTATGTCACTTGCACTAATTTTTACTATTTTCTTATTAGAATCATACGCATTAATCCTGGTATCTGCAATAAGCTGATTGCTTTGGATATCTTTCATCTGTGCTCTGCATCCAATTAAATCATTTGTAAATTCTACCACACTATCACGCTCTTTCCATTCTTATATTCTGAAGGTTTCCATGGTGCCCTGAAGGGACTTTATACTTCCTAACACCTCTCCGGTTTCTGTTGTTACATTCTCACTGGCAGAAGTAATCTGCTGAAGATTATCGTTGACTGCATGAACTGCTGCATTCAATTCACCCTGTGACTTTGTAATCATATCTAAAATGCTGTTGATATTCTGAATAGATGCACTGAGTTCCTCTGCTTCAGCCCCTAGTTCTGTACTGACCTCTGCATAATAGGATGCATCCTCTTTATAGCTTCCTGCCAATTCACCCAATCTGTCATAATCTTTCATAACTACCTCATCAAGAAATGATAAAATGGCATTACTTTCGGAAGAAAGTAATTTCACGCTTTCTAATACCTTAGCAGTCAAATCATTCACCTTGCCGATTTCCTGTCCTGTAACATTACTTAGATTCTTAATTTCATCCGCCACAACTGCAAAACCCTTACCAGCTTCTCCAGCTCTTGCGGCTTCTATCGATGCATTTAATGCCAATAAATTCGTCTGAGATGCAATCTCCTGAATTGCCTGAGACACCTCTACAATCTGATTGATAACCTCGGCACTTTTAATTGCCTGCGCAAGTCTTACACGGCTATCCTCCACCATTACAGAAGCACTCTCTTTATCCTGCATCATTTCCGGCACAAGTTTTTCCACTCTCTCCTGAATCTCTCCTGCCTTTGCTGTCATCTCCTGTGCCTCTTCTGCCAACTTATTTACTGCACCCGTTACATCTGCACAAGTTTCATCAATCCTTCGAATACTATTTGTTTGTAATTCCACGCTCGCTCCGGTTTCTTGCATTGTTGCGCTAATTTCCACAATATTTCCGCTGATTGTGGTCACTTTCTGATTCGCATTCGTCATCCTATCCTGTATCACCGAAGACTCCTGCTTTGTCTTACGTATCGTTGCAATAAACCGCTCTTCTAATTCTCCAATCAGGTACTCGATTTCATTTACTTCATTTTTCTGCTCCCTACTGTCTTCTTCTCCAATCACCTTTTCCTTCACAAATTTCTTCATTTTATCCATCGATCTTAACATTCTGCTAATAACCATGTTTAAAAGTGCCACAATGATAATTAGCAAAACTATTCCCATCACCAACGGAAAAATCAGATTATTCCATAC is a window from the Roseburia sp. 499 genome containing:
- a CDS encoding PilZ domain-containing protein; the encoded protein is MVEFTNDLIGCRAQMKDIQSNQLIADTRINAYDSNKKIVKISASDIHSFGEREVSLLVFSKNELFEYFGNLKRVMIANEYEISLYSGGKKEDRKRKRYEIVAEGKVEGIVVNQQKIQLQKPIAFTTRNISADGLLIETMAGSFEKKNQIQVLIELGDNRLQGNYEVVRVQNQSLWTEEYGCRYIVPEEKV
- a CDS encoding HD-GYP domain-containing protein, with the protein product MTEEKSREKLRRVPIRYLWSGMVLSDDLYNEYGRVLLIRAGEKITESTIRRLENLGTEDNCVVTYETSYREIMSQDNMPPEIQQRVVEDRFGYTELKKDVRNLLEIIEHVAEVEHDMVESVTEKVAQKIQIMDFCDFFQCIHVPRKLDEELQRHSLNIAFLNGIMGYWLKLPYEKIQRLVMAGLLHDIGKTKIPEQILFAPRKLTEEEFEVIKHHPIFSYELLDNQYVDVVKDAVLHHHERMDGTGYPDGLSGEKVSVFARITAICDVYDAMVSKRSYKEARLPFDILEKFTENTYVGLDQTLTAIFVKNMVKHFIKKQVVMSDGSVGTVAYIPPNDISHPVIAVGDVVKQVDEHWYCKKVFDEWNLL
- a CDS encoding methyl-accepting chemotaxis protein, with protein sequence MKGMVTIMGNRTKTGIGFLGTIKGRIAMFVTICTVLIILLNTLTNSMTTRNIMVQDAKNLLMEEAKANADIINEWLKEEGKIVDTMANALAYIDSKDTDAIMDYLEVNLNENENALMYYCCFGYEGGVFPADHSKLDLDPTTRDWWKQAVSENGLIYTAPYTDFASGQMIVSIAKPLKIEGEQAVLLADITIDRLIEITRNISTDDSTQTFLLAEDGSVVTHANEEYLPKEDGNTILTDRVKINLDSEKAFTFTDYDGQKKYGVIGEVESTGWKLGVTRNTSVINKQVWNNLIFPLVMGIVLLIIIVALLNMVISRMLRSMDKMKKFVKEKVIGEEDSREQKNEVNEIEYLIGELEERFIATIRKTKQESSVIQDRMTNANQKVTTISGNIVEISATMQETGASVELQTNSIRRIDETCADVTGAVNKLAEEAQEMTAKAGEIQERVEKLVPEMMQDKESASVMVEDSRVRLAQAIKSAEVINQIVEVSQAIQEIASQTNLLALNASIEAARAGEAGKGFAVVADEIKNLSNVTGQEIGKVNDLTAKVLESVKLLSSESNAILSFLDEVVMKDYDRLGELAGSYKEDASYYAEVSTELGAEAEELSASIQNINSILDMITKSQGELNAAVHAVNDNLQQITSASENVTTETGEVLGSIKSLQGTMETFRI
- a CDS encoding LacI family DNA-binding transcriptional regulator, which codes for MENRRIRIVDIAEELGVSTATVSNVIHGKTKKISDETVHRVQELLEQKQYIPSMAGILLAQNNSRIIGVVVNNHEKYEDHVLEDNFIASALNELSVEIEKAGDFMMVKTAKEWKEIPRFASMWNMEGLVIIGFCEQDYKKLRDSMHIPFVVYDGYLEETQRLCNLVIDNYDGGYQVGKYFREMGHRKVLCISDNDICMDQERFQGFQSGMAEDGADFLMIPMEREERKSFYQEKIEVLKKYSAIFAVSDYYAIELMQFLQEQGIKIPEEISVAGFDDVPLCEMVCPALTTICQDKKKRAEIAIDMLKKLKEDGNAGGTITLPVTLVERQSVAKHT
- a CDS encoding PqqD family protein; protein product: MRKRKNYLDYIPMHNPLYEYTYNSKKHIEIHVHNTGLFPRIAQILCKCPEYSNIELDDFGSFVWKCVDGKHSIYEIGDDVRKQFGEKAEPLYERLCSFFKILHQYSFIVMRS